The following are encoded together in the Vigna unguiculata cultivar IT97K-499-35 chromosome 2, ASM411807v1, whole genome shotgun sequence genome:
- the LOC114173729 gene encoding pentatricopeptide repeat-containing protein At1g26460, mitochondrial, which produces MASQMAILFRTRSLLFTKPSSLIKTISTFPFLSQEPQLADPTPLPPNPASGSPLYNQNWRTPGSSSHPSAHALAPVGFYNRASADSYDPQALLNLFGDCMASHDWTQVKNTFETWVGALDKTGKPNRPDVNLFNHYLRANLMLGSSPSDLLDLVAQMDDFNVKPNTASFNLVLKAMCQANETVAAEKLLQRMLQTGNDSLPDDESYDLVIGMLFSTDQIDTAFKYIDQILKSGNVLSMKVFMSCVRRCLSKGRFDTLVTIIERCRASDVNKALCPNWDLCNFIVETAIREDNSKLAFYGLEYMARWIVKGERQRAPILLSVDEGLVLSAILTAGRTYDSELLGASWAVLDRSLRKKKAPNPESYLGKIYALASLGNLQKAFSTLNEYELAYGDTGEEAEELFCPFTSLHPLVLACSKKGFETLDNVYFQLENLKNAERPYKSVAAINCVIVGCANIWDLDRAYQTFESIGSTFGLSPDIHSYNGLMYAFGKHKKTHEASKVFEHLVSLGLKPNAKSYSLIIEAHLINRDVKSALAVIDDMMSAGFEPSKLILKMIRRRCMREMDYESDDRVQSLANSLNYRLGSEARRDILFNLDYSGGYA; this is translated from the exons ATGGCGTCGCAAATGGCGATCCTCTTCCGCACGCGTTCCCTCCTCTTCACGAAACCCTCTTCCCTCATCAAAACCATATCCACATTCCCCTTCCTCTCGCAGGAGCCTCAGCTGGCGGATCCCACCCCTCTCCCTCCCAACCCCGCCTCCGGCAGCCCTCTCTACAACCAAAACTGGCGCACCCCTGGCTCCTCCTCCCATCCCTCCGCCCACGCGCTCGCTCCCGTCGGATTCTACAACCGCGCATCCGCCGATTCCTACGACCCTCAGGCGCTACTCAACCTCTTCGGCGATTGCATGGCCTCGCACGACTGGACGCAAGTCAAGAACACCTTCGAGACCTGGGTCGGCGCCCTCGACAAGACCGGCAAGCCTAACCGTCCCGACGTCAACCTCTTCAACCACTACCTCCGCGCCAATCTCATGCTCGGCTCCTCACCCTCCGACCTCCTCGACCTCGTCGCTCAGATGGACGATTTCAATGTCAAGCCCAATACGGCGTCGTTTAACCTCGTCCTCAAAGCCATGTGCCAGGCCAACGAAACCGTCGCCGCGGAAAAATTGCTCCAACG GATGCTGCAGACAGGAAATGACTCTCTCCCTGATGACGAATCATATGACTTGGTTATTGGAATGCTCTTTTCCACAGACCAGATTGATACTGCATTCAAATATATagatcaaattttgaaatctgGTAACGTCTTGTCAATGAAGGTATTTATGAGCTGTGTACGGAGATGTCTCAGTAAGGGAAGGTTTGATACTTTGGTGACAATAATTGAAAGGTGCAGG GCATCAGATGTAAACAAAGCTCTCTGCCCCAACTGGGACTTGTGCAATTTTATTGTTGAAACTGCAATTCGAGAGGATAATAGCAAACTAGCTTTCTATGGCCTGGAGTATATGGCCAGATGGATTGTAAAGGGTGAACGTCAAAGAGCCCCTATATTGCTGTCTGTAGATGAAGGTTTAGTTCTGTCAGCAATTTTGACTGCTGGTAGAACCTATGATTCTGAGTTGCTAGGGGCATCATGGGCTGTGTTGGACCGCTCACTGCGTAAAAAGAAAGCCCCTAATCCTGAGTCATACCTTGGGAAGATATATGCCCTTGCATCATTGGGAAATCTACAAAAGGCTTTTAGTACACTGAATGAGTATGAGTTGGCTTATGGAGACACGGGTGAAGAAGCTGAAGAATTGTTCTGCCCATTTACCTCGCTACATCCATTGGTTTTGGCATGCTCTAAGAAGGGTTTTGAGACTCTAGATAAT GTTTATTTTCAACTGGAGAATTTAAAGAATGCCGAGCGTCCTTATAAATCTGTTGCTGCAATAAACTGCGTCATTGTAGGATGTGCAAACATATGGGACCTCGATCGAGCTTATCAAACATTTGAGTCAATTGGATCTACTTTTGGGTTGAGCCCTGATATTCATTCGTACAATGGGCTGATGTATGCCTTTGGGAAGCACAAGAAG ACACATGAAGCTTCAAAAGTGTTTGAGCACCTGGTGAGTCTGGGTCTCAAGCCTAATGCAAAATCATATTCCCTGATAATTGAGGCCCACCTGATTAACCGGGATGTCAAATCTGCTCTTGCAGTGATTGATGATATG ATGAGTGCTGGATTTGAACCGTCAAAATTGATTCTGAAAATGATCAGGCGGCGATGCATGAGAGAAATGGACTACGAAAGTGATGACCGAGTACAATCACTGGCAAATTCTTTGAATTATAGATTGGGTTCAGAAGCCCGGCGGGACATTCTGTTTAATCTTGACTACAGTGGGGGTTATGCTTGA